One genomic region from Rhodoligotrophos appendicifer encodes:
- a CDS encoding ATP-binding protein yields the protein MASSRWLLPTVQLVGSVLVLSALPARAELSLPSTVRVVGDTELIWLGVAVLVFAIFLWALLATWRLERKLGKERRRRAELEAQLNDAEAALSAEPHLLFIWRGGSEAVERIVGDMRETCTCPLDRQAQADFESWLELESVATLGEALRDLKSRGTAFNIGVKTLAGELLEADGRAAGGLATLRLRPLAGERREITKLAHESRKLARQVERLTAILDNAPLPIWLRDEEHRLTWANQAYVQAVDAETISTVLAAGIELVNPERKLNARLAANGRSQGAVDRRRSHTVINGTKRALDVVEVAVTDGEAGFALDVTALEDVERELKRHIRAHASTLDKLTTAIAIFGQDQRLRFSNSAFAKLWRLDTEWLATNPSDGEILDRLREERSLPEQANYRDWRARHLDVYKSIDTREDWWHLPDGRTLRVIAEQHPFGGVTYLYENITEQIRLESQYNQLIDVQRETLDNLHEALALFGTDGRLKLFNPAYSALWGLDTDFLASEPHIDAVFSVCRQRLPDDLMWDELKYAVTSVDDDRRPLQGRIERPDGNIFDFSLVPLPDGNTLLTYTDVTDSSRIERALRERTDALEAADRLKTDFLQNVSYELRTPLTNIIGFADSLCLGLAGELLPKQREYTNDILVSSADLLSIIDAILDLTTIDAGAMELRFEEVEITELMTDAAQMLRSRIEKRGITLQVEIPEAAGTFIADKKRLKQILFNLLSNAIGFSLDHSTIRMGARREGDDVVMWVSDLGKGMDPEFQKAAFERFKSRPGISGHRGPGLGLSLVKSFVELHDGTVSLRSRLDKGTTVICRLPSRGPRSYLHRNSLAERLPKVRAL from the coding sequence ATGGCTTCGTCGCGTTGGCTGCTGCCAACGGTGCAGCTTGTAGGCTCCGTACTGGTTCTATCCGCTCTTCCTGCTCGAGCGGAACTGAGCCTGCCGTCCACCGTTCGGGTGGTGGGCGACACCGAGTTGATCTGGCTCGGCGTCGCAGTTCTCGTCTTCGCGATATTCCTTTGGGCATTGCTGGCGACTTGGCGGCTAGAGCGAAAGCTTGGCAAGGAGCGCAGACGCAGAGCGGAGCTTGAGGCCCAATTAAACGATGCTGAGGCAGCGTTATCGGCTGAACCTCATCTTCTGTTCATCTGGCGCGGCGGTAGCGAAGCCGTTGAGCGGATTGTCGGGGACATGCGCGAGACATGCACCTGCCCGCTGGACCGGCAGGCGCAAGCTGACTTTGAAAGCTGGCTGGAACTGGAATCCGTTGCCACTCTTGGGGAGGCCTTGAGGGATCTCAAGTCGCGGGGGACGGCATTCAATATCGGCGTAAAGACCCTTGCTGGAGAACTGCTCGAGGCGGATGGACGCGCGGCAGGCGGCTTGGCAACGCTTCGGCTTCGCCCACTCGCGGGGGAACGACGCGAAATCACAAAACTCGCCCATGAGAGCCGAAAGCTGGCGCGCCAAGTGGAGCGCCTCACGGCAATCCTGGATAATGCTCCGTTACCGATCTGGCTGCGCGATGAAGAGCACAGGCTGACTTGGGCCAATCAGGCCTATGTCCAGGCAGTGGATGCCGAGACGATATCCACAGTTCTCGCCGCAGGAATAGAGCTCGTAAACCCCGAACGAAAACTGAACGCCCGCCTCGCCGCGAATGGGCGTTCTCAGGGTGCAGTCGATCGTCGGCGAAGCCACACGGTGATCAATGGGACGAAGCGAGCCCTTGATGTGGTCGAAGTCGCCGTGACCGACGGTGAGGCTGGTTTCGCACTCGATGTCACCGCCCTGGAAGACGTCGAGAGGGAGCTGAAGCGTCATATAAGAGCTCATGCGAGCACCCTGGACAAGCTCACGACCGCCATTGCCATTTTTGGTCAGGATCAGCGGTTGCGATTCAGCAATTCGGCGTTCGCAAAACTATGGCGGCTGGACACTGAATGGCTTGCGACCAACCCGAGCGATGGGGAGATCCTCGATCGCCTGAGGGAGGAAAGAAGCTTACCCGAACAGGCGAACTATAGAGATTGGCGTGCCCGGCATCTCGATGTCTATAAATCCATCGATACGAGAGAGGATTGGTGGCATCTGCCAGATGGCCGGACGTTGCGCGTCATCGCTGAGCAACATCCCTTTGGGGGCGTGACTTATCTGTATGAGAACATTACCGAGCAGATCCGGCTCGAAAGCCAATACAACCAACTGATCGATGTTCAGAGAGAAACTCTGGATAATCTCCACGAGGCCTTGGCCCTCTTCGGCACAGATGGGCGACTGAAACTATTTAATCCCGCCTATTCGGCGTTGTGGGGCCTCGATACGGACTTTTTAGCCTCCGAACCCCACATCGATGCGGTCTTCTCTGTCTGTCGTCAGCGCTTGCCCGATGATTTGATGTGGGATGAGCTGAAATATGCCGTGACCTCCGTCGATGACGATCGACGACCTCTCCAGGGTCGGATCGAGCGGCCGGATGGCAATATTTTTGATTTCTCGCTCGTGCCTCTCCCCGATGGCAACACGTTGCTGACTTACACCGATGTGACGGATTCATCGCGGATCGAACGGGCATTGCGTGAGCGCACCGATGCTCTGGAAGCGGCTGACCGCCTCAAGACTGATTTCCTCCAGAACGTGTCCTATGAATTGCGAACGCCCCTCACGAACATCATCGGATTCGCTGACAGCCTGTGCTTGGGGCTGGCTGGTGAGTTGCTGCCGAAGCAGCGCGAATATACGAACGACATTCTCGTTTCCTCTGCCGATCTCCTGAGTATCATTGACGCAATCCTTGATTTGACGACGATTGATGCCGGTGCCATGGAGCTCCGGTTCGAAGAAGTTGAAATTACAGAATTGATGACCGATGCAGCTCAGATGCTGCGCTCTCGCATAGAGAAGCGCGGCATCACACTGCAAGTTGAGATCCCCGAAGCTGCGGGAACCTTCATCGCCGACAAGAAGCGTCTCAAGCAGATCCTCTTCAACCTCTTGTCCAACGCGATCGGCTTCAGCCTGGATCACAGCACAATTCGCATGGGAGCGCGCCGCGAAGGTGACGACGTCGTAATGTGGGTGAGTGACCTCGGGAAAGGCATGGATCCCGAATTCCAGAAGGCTGCCTTCGAGCGGTTCAAGTCACGCCCCGGCATTTCTGGTCACCGAGGACCGGGACTGGGTCTGTCCCTCGTCAAGAGCTTCGTCGAGTTGCATGATGGGACGGTGTCCTTGCGATCCCGGCTCGACAAGGGGACGACGGTGATCTGCCGGCTGCCATCACGGGGGCCGCGATCCTATCTTCATCGGAACAGCCTGGCAGAGAGACTGCCAAAAGTTCGCGCGTTGTGA
- a CDS encoding HPr family phosphocarrier protein — protein MNNKTESGFLGRELTIINSRGLHARASAKFVKCAEKYNADVTVTRDGQTVVGTSIMGLMMLAAHPGSKILVSATGPEAVDALNALQDLVEAKFHED, from the coding sequence ATGAACAACAAAACGGAATCGGGCTTCCTTGGAAGGGAGCTCACGATCATTAACAGTCGCGGACTTCATGCACGCGCCTCGGCGAAATTCGTCAAATGCGCCGAAAAGTACAACGCCGACGTTACCGTGACGCGCGATGGTCAGACGGTTGTGGGAACGTCGATCATGGGCTTGATGATGCTTGCAGCACATCCTGGCTCGAAGATTCTGGTATCAGCCACGGGGCCAGAGGCAGTCGACGCGCTGAATGCCCTCCAGGATCTCGTCGAGGCAAAATTTCACGAAGATTGA
- a CDS encoding PTS sugar transporter subunit IIA: MIGLVLVTHGQLAAEFRAAMEHVVGPQSQVETISIGPDDDMEKRRADILAAVGHVDTGEGVILLTDMFGGTPSNLAISIMQSAKVEVIAGINLPMLIKLASVRNDMSIAEAVEQAQDAGRKYINIASRVLSGDV, encoded by the coding sequence ATGATCGGACTGGTATTGGTAACCCACGGCCAGCTGGCGGCGGAATTTCGCGCTGCCATGGAGCATGTGGTTGGTCCTCAGTCCCAGGTCGAAACAATCTCCATTGGTCCTGATGACGACATGGAGAAGCGTCGCGCCGACATCCTGGCGGCTGTAGGTCATGTGGACACGGGAGAGGGTGTTATCCTTCTCACGGACATGTTTGGTGGCACACCTTCAAATTTAGCCATCTCAATCATGCAGAGTGCCAAAGTCGAGGTCATCGCCGGGATCAATCTTCCTATGCTGATCAAGTTGGCGAGCGTTCGCAATGACATGAGCATTGCGGAGGCCGTCGAGCAGGCGCAGGATGCCGGCCGCAAATACATCAACATCGCCAGCCGTGTCCTTTCCGGAGACGTCTAA
- a CDS encoding HPr kinase/phosphorylase: MGRLPANSARSRSSGRGSWCACVPSTTTSDPVQNDAQTLCHATCVAYGRQAILIIGPSGSGKSDLALRLLDGPPLRRDGLEFHPALVSDDQVLLQLGGDELLASAPASIRGKLEVRGLGIVDHFPLCASAGVRAVVTLVPNAQVERMPDFSAVRWQMSGVSLPLLHIDPWQASATVKIRTALRTLC, from the coding sequence ATGGGCCGCCTTCCGGCGAATTCGGCGAGAAGCCGGTCCTCGGGGCGAGGTTCCTGGTGCGCCTGCGTCCCATCGACAACGACGAGTGATCCTGTGCAGAACGATGCGCAGACGCTTTGTCATGCCACGTGCGTAGCTTATGGCAGGCAGGCTATTTTAATCATCGGTCCGTCCGGCTCTGGCAAGTCGGACTTGGCACTCCGCCTTCTTGATGGGCCGCCTCTAAGGAGGGATGGTCTAGAGTTCCATCCTGCCTTGGTGAGTGATGACCAAGTCCTTCTTCAGCTGGGAGGTGATGAACTTCTCGCCTCCGCTCCGGCGTCCATCCGCGGTAAGCTGGAAGTCAGAGGCCTTGGTATCGTCGATCACTTTCCCTTGTGCGCATCCGCTGGCGTGCGTGCCGTTGTCACACTGGTGCCCAATGCCCAGGTCGAGCGAATGCCAGATTTTTCGGCTGTTCGCTGGCAAATGAGCGGCGTATCCTTGCCTCTTCTACACATCGATCCGTGGCAGGCCTCTGCCACGGTGAAGATCCGGACGGCACTTCGCACTCTCTGTTGA
- the ahcY gene encoding adenosylhomocysteinase, producing the protein MSSFKDYIVKDIALADWGRKEIQMAEVEMPGLMAIREEFGPQQPLKGARIAGSLHMTIQTAVLIETLVALGAEVRWVSCNIFSTQDHAAAAIAAAGIPVFAVKGETLAEYWDYSDRIFDWGNGETANMILDDGGDATMLVLLGSKAETDPSVLASPANEEEECLFATIRQRLESNPGWFSKVKATIRGVSEETTTGVHRLYELQKKGELPFPAINVNDSVTKSKFDNRYGCRESLVDGIRRATDVMMAGKVAVICGYGDVGKGSAQSLSGAGARIIVTEIDPICALQAAMDGYSVMTLEDAAPFADIFVTATGNKDVITLDHMRQMKDMAIVCNIGHFDNEIQIGTLKNLKWDNVKPQVDMVHFPDGKRMILLSEGRLVNLGNATGHPSFVMSASFTNQVLAQIELWNGAGTYSNEVYVLPKHLDEKVARLHLAKLGVKLTELTSEQASYIGVNKQGPFKADYYRY; encoded by the coding sequence ATGAGTTCGTTCAAAGATTACATCGTCAAGGACATTGCACTCGCCGATTGGGGCCGCAAGGAGATCCAGATGGCTGAAGTGGAAATGCCGGGATTGATGGCGATCCGCGAGGAATTCGGCCCCCAGCAGCCGCTGAAGGGCGCTCGCATCGCGGGCAGCCTGCACATGACCATCCAGACTGCGGTTCTGATCGAAACGCTCGTGGCCTTGGGCGCAGAAGTCCGTTGGGTGTCGTGCAACATCTTCTCGACGCAAGACCACGCTGCGGCGGCCATTGCGGCGGCTGGCATCCCGGTCTTTGCGGTCAAGGGGGAGACACTTGCGGAGTATTGGGATTATTCAGACAGAATTTTTGATTGGGGAAACGGTGAAACCGCCAACATGATTCTCGACGATGGTGGCGACGCAACCATGCTCGTCCTCTTGGGATCGAAGGCTGAAACTGACCCTTCCGTGTTGGCGTCGCCGGCGAATGAAGAAGAGGAATGCCTCTTTGCGACGATCCGCCAGCGGCTGGAAAGCAATCCTGGCTGGTTCTCGAAGGTGAAAGCGACCATCCGCGGTGTCTCTGAAGAGACCACGACGGGTGTCCACCGACTTTATGAATTGCAGAAGAAGGGTGAGCTTCCGTTCCCCGCCATCAATGTCAACGACAGTGTGACGAAGTCCAAGTTCGACAATCGCTATGGCTGCCGCGAGTCCCTGGTCGATGGTATCCGTCGTGCGACCGACGTAATGATGGCCGGCAAAGTTGCCGTCATTTGTGGCTATGGCGATGTGGGCAAAGGCTCCGCGCAGAGCCTGAGTGGCGCTGGCGCCAGGATCATCGTGACCGAGATCGACCCCATCTGCGCCCTCCAGGCCGCTATGGACGGTTACTCGGTCATGACGCTGGAAGATGCCGCACCCTTTGCCGATATCTTCGTGACGGCCACCGGCAACAAGGATGTGATCACCCTTGATCACATGCGCCAGATGAAGGACATGGCGATCGTCTGCAACATTGGTCATTTCGACAACGAGATACAGATCGGGACGCTCAAGAACCTCAAGTGGGATAATGTGAAACCGCAAGTGGACATGGTTCACTTCCCGGATGGCAAGCGCATGATCCTGCTCTCAGAAGGGCGCTTGGTTAACTTGGGCAATGCTACTGGTCATCCAAGCTTTGTCATGTCCGCGTCGTTCACCAATCAGGTATTGGCGCAGATTGAACTCTGGAATGGCGCCGGCACCTACAGCAATGAAGTCTATGTGCTTCCCAAACACTTGGACGAGAAGGTGGCTCGCCTTCATCTTGCCAAACTTGGCGTGAAGCTTACCGAGCTCACATCCGAGCAGGCCAGCTACATCGGCGTTAACAAACAAGGTCCGTTCAAGGCCGATTATTACCGGTACTGA